The bacterium genome contains the following window.
AGACAAGAATAGCAAACAATACCGAAATCCACAACTCGCCGTCAGTCCAGAGCTTTGACCCGTAACGTTCACGCAGTAAACCAAGATGCTGACTTTCGAACTGTCCGCTGGGCATCCCGAACAACGATGCAAAGGCGTCATCAAAATTCCTGCCTGCTCTGACCTGACTAATCAAATTCGAAAGTCCGCCATCGCCGAAGCGGTTCCAAAGGTCTTCAATCGCTGCCAATGACTGGGCATAACCCTGTCGCGCGTCAGCCGCATTCATACTCATGAGTCCCTGAATGTCCCAGAATCTCATAAGCCTTCCGGATGCCGCCGCGCGGCTCAACACCTGCAGGTCATAGAACTCCTGCTGTCCTGCCATGAATTGCGCAAGCCCCTCATCAAACCAGCGGGGGAAGCCTGCACCCCGTACCCCAGTCTCGAGCAACAGATGCACAAACTCATGAACGGCAGTTTCCTCAAAAGGTCCACCATTGACGTTGAATCTTGGTGACTTCAGCACGGCAACCCCCTGGGCGGGATAGGCTATACCGTTAGCCCACAGCGGGCTTCCCGCGGTCACGCGCCCCCACTCTTCCGCACTTGGAGTAATCACAAATCGCACGGAGTCAGGTGCCGGCAGCTTCAACCTTTCCAGCAGAATCGGGAGCCTGCGCTCCAACTGGGAGACAAGTCTGTCTGCCAGTGCAGAATCCTCGGGACAATAGGTAACCGCGAAACGGCCATAGTCCCGCGTGAGGTAGTCTCCGGCACGTGAGGCCAGCCCGTCTCCCCATACCAGAAGGCAGCTAAGCAGTAGCAGCCGGATCAACATCAACTTCCCATTGCACGCGCTTGTGCTCGTTTGAGTTTCGAACTTCGGACAAGAACTCTCTGACAGCCTGGCGGAGAACTTTGCCTGTGGGGTCAGCAGTGCGCGAGATTCGCACCAGAATCTGGTAGCGATACCGATTCTTCACTTTGACTACCGCGCACGGCGAGGGGCCTAATAGCCCAAGTTCTCGGTTTCCTTCGAGCCGCCGCTTGCAGAACAACATCGCCCGCGCAACTTCAGATTCATCCGGCCCGATTGCCCGCAGTAGCACAAGTCTGAAGTATGGCGGAAAACCGCTCGCTTCCCTATGAACGAGTTCTTGCTGTGCAAAGCTCAGCCAATCTCCCTCCAAGGCAGTCCTGATTGCCGGATGGTCTGGCGCACGCGTTTGCAGAAGCACGCGGCCATTGGTCGAAGCCCGCCCGGCACGACCGGACAATTGCATCAACAGGCTCGCTCCCCTCTCGCTGGCACGGAAGTCCGGATAAAACAGTTCCGTGTCCGCATCGGCAACAATTGCAAGCTCAACACCGGGGAAGTCCAGCCCCTTGGCAACCATTTGTGTCCCGACGAGCACGTCGAACTTCCCTTCTGCGAATTCGGATAAGAGTCGGTCATGCGCACCAATTCTTGCCATCGCGTCGGAATCCATGCGCGCGACTCGAACGTCCGGCAGCAACTCTGATAACTCGTCCGCCACTCGTTGTGTCCCGCTGCCACACAGCGACAGGTCATCCGCGCCGCACGCCGGACACAGAGTGGGAGCGTCGTCCTTGTGATGACAATAGTGACAGAGCAGGATCTTGCCCGGACGATGATAGGTCAGCGAGACAGAGCAGTTCGGACACTCAAACAGCTTGCCGCAATGCCTGCAGATCAGAAAAGGTGCAAACCCTCTCCGATTCTGCAAAACAACGGCCTGCTTCCCTGATGAGATGACACGTTCCAGTGAATCAATCGCTTCTCGAGAGAGCACACGGTCAGGAGTTTCAGACTCCGCTTCGCTTGCCTCCGGATCGGCAACGCCCTCAACGTCTACCTCGGGAGTTACCGTTCGCACGAGCGGCATCTGCGAGCCTGTGACACGCTCCGGCAGAGATAGCAGGGTGAGCTTGCCCTGTTCGACAGCAGCGACACTCTCCAACGACGGTGTCGCACTGCCAAGTATCGCGACAGCGTTTGTGCTGCGGGCACGAAACAACGCGGCGTCTCTGGCGGAGTAACGAGGAGCGCCCTCAGTCTGTTTGTAGGACGCCTCGTGTTCTTCGTCAATGACTATCAAGCCGAGTCGGGGCAAGGGGCTGAAAACAGCAGAGCGCGCGCCAATGACGACCGGGTATTCACCGTTCGCGATGCCTCGCCAGAGATCATACCGCACCGCAGAGGGTTGCGCACTATGTTGAATGGCCACAGCTTCACCGAGTGCCGCCCGGAACCTGCCCCAGAGCACGGGAGTGAGCGAAATTTCCGGCACGAGCACCAACGCCGTCTTCCCCATGGCGAGCACTTGCTTGATTGCTTCTATGTAAACTCGCGTCTTGCCCGAGCCGGTCACTCCGTAGAGCAAAAAACCGCGAAACTCCGCGGCTTCGATTGCTTTGCGCAAATGACCGAGCGCATTCTCTTGATGCAGCGTTAGAGGTGCATCCGGTTCCTCTGATAACACCGGTATCTGGTTTGGTTTCCAACGTGACAGCACCTCGACGCGCTCACACACAAACCCGCTCTTCAACAATTCATCCAATGCTTCGCGTCTCTGTCTGCTTGCCCCACGCAGAAGCTGGCGACGCGGCATACTCATTCCCGGTGCATCGCGAAGCTCCCGGAGAATCCGCTGCGCGCTGCGTGTCGAAACAAACGTCCAAAGGGAATCGTCCGCAAGACCCGCGCGAGCCAAGTCAGACAACTCGATCAGCCGCTCAATTTGGTCAGACGTACGCGGACCTCTCAGAAACGGTTTATACTCAATACGGCCGTTCTGCTTCAGCTTCCGAATCTCCTGACCGTCCGGATCAATTCCAAACCGACTCTGGATCTGTCTTGCAGTCAGCGGAGACTCTTCAAGAGCAGTCAGCAGTTCAGATATCTCCGGTGAGTAGCCAGTGTCACCGAGACCGAGCTGGGCATGCTGCTGCAGAGAAAGCGTGAATCTGAACTGATCTTCCGCGTCGAGGCCTGCGGGCAGGGCAGCGCGCAGCGCGTCGCCCCACGTGCAAAGATAATACTCTGCAATCCACTTGGTAAACTCGAGCAGGTCTTCAGAGAATGCCGGAGCCTTATCGAGTACCTGCTCGATTGAGCGTGTCGCTTCGGCCACGGCTTGCGCGTTAACGTCCACGACAAATCCTGTGACTCGGCGCGAACGAAACGGCAAGAGAACTCTCGTGCCCCGCACGATGACAGCGGACAACTCACGCGGAACCAGATAAGAGTACTGCCCCTCGATCCCGGGGATCACGACTTGTGCCGAAGCGGCTTTCACGTGCGTTTGGAACGAAAGAACAAGCGAATTGGCACTCCGTTGAAACCGTATTGCTGCCGGATCTGACGTTCGAGAAAGAGCTTGTAATTGTCAGGAATAAGATCCGCCCAACGCGAGAAAAGAATGAAAGTAGGCGGTTCCGCGTCAGCTTGTGTCACATAAGACAATCTTAGATCGCGAGCCTTCACCGCAGGCGGCGGCTGCCGTTCCATGAGCTTTTCGAGAAAACGATTCAACTCACCGGTGGAAATGCGTTTCTGGCGCTCTTCGTGAATCCGTAGAACAAGTTCGAGCACCTTATGCACGCGCAGGCTGTCCTTCGCAGAAATGAAGAGTTTCTCGATGTAGCTCAAATTTGCCAGTCTCTCGTCAATCTCTTCAGCTATCAGTCCGGCGGTCTTGTCGTCCTTTTCAACCAAATCCCACTTGTTCAGACACAGGAGTACTCCCTTTCCGTATGTCACCGCCTCCTGCAGAATCCGCACGTCTTGCGCAAGCAGACCCGCCTGTGCTTCGACCATGACAACCGCGACATCGCACTCTTTAAGCGCTTTTTGCGTCCTGACGGTCGTGTAGAACTCCAGAGCCTCTTCCACTTTGGTTTTACGGCGCAATCCCGCTGTGTCGATCAACGTCAACGGCTGCTTGTAGAACCGGACGACGCTGTCAATCGCATCGCGCGTCGTGCCGGCAATGTCAGTGACCATGTGTCGATCCTCGCCGAGCAGAGCATTGACCAGTGAGGACTTCCCGACGTTCGGTCTGCCAATCACGGCGACCAGTGGCCGGGGTCTTTCAACAGTTTTTTCGCCGCTGACCGGCAGACTCTCGACAATCTTCTCCAGCAATTCTGCAAACCCGTACCCCTGCACGGCGCTGATGGGTAGCGGATCTCCCAGACCCAGCGTATAGAAACTTGGAGCCTCCATCTCAATGCTGCTATTGTCCGCTTTATTCACGGTAACCAACACCGGGCGATCAGAGCGCTTCAGCATTTGCGCGATATCCAGATCGGAATCTGTCGGCCCCGTCTGTGCATCGCCCACGAACAGTACTACATCACACTCTTCCAACGCGAATTGAACTTGTTCGCGAATGGCGGCGTCAAACAACTCTTCAGACCTTGGAACCCAGCCTCCGGTATCCATCACCAGAAACTCGCGCCCTTCAAACTCCGCAACTCCGACATGCCTGTCACGCGTGACGCCGGGTTCAGGCGACGTGATCGCCCGATTGCTGCGTGTCATGCGATTGAATATCGTCGACTTGCCGACATTGGGCCGGCCGACTATTGCTACTACTGGATAACTCAATTAAGAACTACTTTTGATATACCACACGCGACGTCGAAATCACGCCGCCATGCTTAACGGTGATAAAGTATTGACCTGACGAAAATCCGGTAAAATCAACTTTCAAGGAAGAAACCGAAGTTGACGGAGAAACGTCGACTCTTGAGAGTTCTCTGCCCAAAACGTTGTAAACGGCTAACTCCCCGCCCTGATGCAATGCGTTAACCTCAATGTTCAGAACAGAGTTAAAAGGATTCGGATAACAATGCAATAGATCGAGTGATTGAACAATCTCACGAGGAGCTTCATCAGATGCCAGTGACGCACGCAGCACTACATCAACCACTACCGGCAGGTGATCGGCGCAATCATGAAGTGCATCCGCGACGCTGTCGGGAACGGCAAAGTTCGTCCCGTCATTAACGGCCATGTTGAAGTGAAGGCCGTCATTGCCAACCGCTGTATAGGACGAGGGAATCACGTAACTTCCGCTTGTGTCCATCCATGCCGCCGAAACGAGAATAAAGTCGAACCTGTCGTCCAGACCTCCGGTCGCACCGCCGCCAATGGACTGAGTGCGCGGAGACTGTGTGTGAATCTCCGCAAACGATATGCTGTTGTTCCAAGCACCAGGCCGGTTGATCGGATCGAGGAGCCTGCCCTCCGGATTTTCACCAAGGCTGAGCAAATGCTGGTATGCAGGTTCGAATGAAGAATACAAGTTGAAGTCTCCGGCCATCATGAAGTGTGTGCC
Protein-coding sequences here:
- the priA gene encoding primosomal protein N', whose translation is MKAASAQVVIPGIEGQYSYLVPRELSAVIVRGTRVLLPFRSRRVTGFVVDVNAQAVAEATRSIEQVLDKAPAFSEDLLEFTKWIAEYYLCTWGDALRAALPAGLDAEDQFRFTLSLQQHAQLGLGDTGYSPEISELLTALEESPLTARQIQSRFGIDPDGQEIRKLKQNGRIEYKPFLRGPRTSDQIERLIELSDLARAGLADDSLWTFVSTRSAQRILRELRDAPGMSMPRRQLLRGASRQRREALDELLKSGFVCERVEVLSRWKPNQIPVLSEEPDAPLTLHQENALGHLRKAIEAAEFRGFLLYGVTGSGKTRVYIEAIKQVLAMGKTALVLVPEISLTPVLWGRFRAALGEAVAIQHSAQPSAVRYDLWRGIANGEYPVVIGARSAVFSPLPRLGLIVIDEEHEASYKQTEGAPRYSARDAALFRARSTNAVAILGSATPSLESVAAVEQGKLTLLSLPERVTGSQMPLVRTVTPEVDVEGVADPEASEAESETPDRVLSREAIDSLERVISSGKQAVVLQNRRGFAPFLICRHCGKLFECPNCSVSLTYHRPGKILLCHYCHHKDDAPTLCPACGADDLSLCGSGTQRVADELSELLPDVRVARMDSDAMARIGAHDRLLSEFAEGKFDVLVGTQMVAKGLDFPGVELAIVADADTELFYPDFRASERGASLLMQLSGRAGRASTNGRVLLQTRAPDHPAIRTALEGDWLSFAQQELVHREASGFPPYFRLVLLRAIGPDESEVARAMLFCKRRLEGNRELGLLGPSPCAVVKVKNRYRYQILVRISRTADPTGKVLRQAVREFLSEVRNSNEHKRVQWEVDVDPAATA
- the der gene encoding ribosome biogenesis GTPase Der; this translates as MSYPVVAIVGRPNVGKSTIFNRMTRSNRAITSPEPGVTRDRHVGVAEFEGREFLVMDTGGWVPRSEELFDAAIREQVQFALEECDVVLFVGDAQTGPTDSDLDIAQMLKRSDRPVLVTVNKADNSSIEMEAPSFYTLGLGDPLPISAVQGYGFAELLEKIVESLPVSGEKTVERPRPLVAVIGRPNVGKSSLVNALLGEDRHMVTDIAGTTRDAIDSVVRFYKQPLTLIDTAGLRRKTKVEEALEFYTTVRTQKALKECDVAVVMVEAQAGLLAQDVRILQEAVTYGKGVLLCLNKWDLVEKDDKTAGLIAEEIDERLANLSYIEKLFISAKDSLRVHKVLELVLRIHEERQKRISTGELNRFLEKLMERQPPPAVKARDLRLSYVTQADAEPPTFILFSRWADLIPDNYKLFLERQIRQQYGFNGVPIRLFFRSKRT
- a CDS encoding T9SS type A sorting domain-containing protein gives rise to the protein MKTWTAAMLAFVCGFACSTLNAQDTLRVMTYNVLNFSSSSGDRLDELRIVFNHSGPQIIVLQEIIDGGAVNNILNQVLLPQDPDWRAATFVNGPDTDNACFYLSSRVMLESQRQIPTQLRDFTEYVFSSDAMINETFRIYSAHLKASSGSENEMRRLLECQILRSELNLLPPGTHFMMAGDFNLYSSFEPAYQHLLSLGENPEGRLLDPINRPGAWNNSISFAEIHTQSPRTQSIGGGATGGLDDRFDFILVSAAWMDTSGSYVIPSSYTAVGNDGLHFNMAVNDGTNFAVPDSVADALHDCADHLPVVVDVVLRASLASDEAPREIVQSLDLLHCYPNPFNSVLNIEVNALHQGGELAVYNVLGRELSRVDVSPSTSVSSLKVDFTGFSSGQYFITVKHGGVISTSRVVYQK